A stretch of the Malus sylvestris chromosome 10, drMalSylv7.2, whole genome shotgun sequence genome encodes the following:
- the LOC126586814 gene encoding uncharacterized protein LOC126586814: MGVDTVVKLLLMLLLSAVEFGCHKLHLVGARDIISVEDMAKISNVSLGLLPVLCNCIATAEHGTLSLTTMDLILRNFLTPNTWFPIIQNHLQLQRVILKLQNKNSLESVPVIMNFFFTLARFRRGAEMLINYGFLSSLRFLFAEYLDGTSSSETIDNRNSNSSSKKLEKPPQIWGLGLAVITAMVESLGDSAACSNLVEKVLPYFFSEKDYMISYYLSAPDFPSDDHDKKRPRAQQRQTSLTDLKETEHTLMLMCVLAKHWNSWVKSMKELDSQLREKSIHLLAFISRGTQRPGEPSSLSAPLLCPSVLKEEFDGCKKPSFINSKSGWFALSALSCVSKPKFSTIPTTSTALVIKTQATVNGSHISQSYFSDSIALQIYRITFLLLKFLTLQAEGAARRAEEVGFVDLDHFPELPMPEILHGLQDQAITIVTELCEVNRSNEIQIEVQSICCLLLQIMEMALHLELCVLQICGIRPVLGRVERIFQRKLNI; this comes from the exons ATGGGGGTTGACACTGTAGTAAAGCTCTTACTTATGTTGCTTCTCTCAGCAGTGGAGTTTGGTTGTCATAAGTTGCATTTGGTTGGGGCAAGAGATATAATTTCTGTCGAAGACATGGCTAAAATATCTAATGTGAGTCTTGGTCTACTACCAGTTCTCTGTAACTGTATTGCTACTGCTGAGCATGGAACCCTCTCCCTAACTACTATGGACTTGATACTTCGAAATTTCTTGACTCCCAACACTTGGTTCCCCATTATACAGAACCACCTCCAGCTTCAGCGTGTGATTCTGAAgcttcaaaataaaaattctcTTGAGTCTGTGCCTGTTATAATGAATTTCTTTTTTACTCTTGCCCGTTTTAGGCGGGGTGCAGAAATGCTTATTAATTATGGCTTTCTCTCGTCTCTGAGATTCTTGTTCGCTGAATACTTGGATGGTACGTCTTCTTCCGAAACTATTGATAACAGAAATTCCAACTCATCATCTAAGAAACTGGAAAAGCCTCCGCAAATATGGGGACTTGGTTTGGCAGTCATCACAGCTATGGTTGAGTCATTAGGAGACAGTGCTGCTTGTTCCAATCTTGTGGAGAAAGTACTACCTTACTTCTTTTCAGAGAAAGACTATATGATTTCTTACTATCTAAGTGCTCCGGATTTCCCATCTGATGATCATGACAAGAAAAGACCTCGGGCTCAGCAGAGACAAACTTCTCTTACTGATCTTAAAGAAACTGAGCACACTCTCATGCTAATGTGTGTGCTAGCAAAACATTGGAATTCCTGGGTTAAGTCTATGAAAGAATTGGATTCCCAGTTGAGAGAGAAAAGTATCCATCTTTTAGCCTTTATCAGTAGGGGAACTCAAAGGCCTGGAGAACCTTCTAGTCTTAGTGCCCCTCTGTTATGTCCTTCTGTCCTTAAAGAGGAATTTGATGGCTGCAAGAAACCCTCATTTATCAACAGTAAAAGTGGATGGTTTGCCCTTTCTGCCCTCAGTTGTGTTTCAAAACCAAAATTCTCCACCATCCCTACCACATCTACTGCGCTGGTTATTAAAACTCAAGCAACTGTAAATGGCAGTCACATTTCTCAGTCATATTTCTCTGACTCTATTGCCCTACAGATCTACAGAATAACTTTTCTCCTTTTGAAGTTCCTGACCTTACAAGCTGAGGGTGCTGCTAGAAGGGCAGAAGAGGTTGGTTTTGTAGATCTTGACCATTTTCCTGAGCTTCCAATGCCTGAGATCTTACATGGCTTACAG GACCAAGCAATTACAATTGTTACAGAGCTGTGTGAGGTTAACAGATCAAACGAGATTCAAATTGAAGTCCAGAGTATCTGTTGCTTACTGCTACAAATAATGGAGATGGCCTTGCACTTGGAACTCTGTGTTCTGCAGATATGTGGCATAAGACCCGTACTAGGTCGTGTGGAGAGGATTTTTCAAAGGAAGTTAAACATTTAG